The Tripterygium wilfordii isolate XIE 37 chromosome 18, ASM1340144v1, whole genome shotgun sequence nucleotide sequence TATAATACGACTCGAAGTCAAAAAAACAAATGGAATGCACACTAttaccatcaccatcaccaacaACGGTGACTCGATTGATAATCAATTGAATTAAGCATATGTGTGCTCAATGtgcgattccaatgaaaaaaatatttcccAACAAAATTTACATAAATATAAAAAGCTATATAAAAAGTTCCAATGAATATAAAAAGCTCATGTCATCTCATCTCATACAGCAACTATTTTACAGTTACACAAGGGAAAGAAggtaaaaaaagaagcagcataTGTATATAAAGCAATAGCACGTTCCATGGCTAAGCAGCAATACTATAACCAAGTTACACGCACAAGCGTAAGACGGTAGTACTAACAGATTTCAGTCGGCAACCTTCACACCAGAGAGATAAACTCTGCTCTGAATCACACTTCCCCCAATCCAAAAACCAGGCATGACCATGAGCCCCACCTTAGGTTTCTCTCCATTCTCATCCACTATCAAATTCTGCACCACACTTTCCATATAAACCTCTGAGAACTCATTGCCTGTCTTAACCTGAAAGACTTTAACAGCCGGATCAAATGAATAAGCTAGCCTGTGCAAAAGCCATATTGATTTAGCCAGTTTCAGAAATGCCTGATAGAATGGAGTCCTTGGATGCCCACCACCAATTATATAATTGCGCTGATCTAAATTTCCAAAGAATGAAGCCTCCATCTTTGGGTGGACAACAGCTACGTACTTGCTCCTACAGAACTTCCCGAAGATAGAATCCGGATTTTGACCTAGCATGTCCAGTGGATCCATTTCCCTTGAAGCAAGAAATTGGTTGAAGAAACTCTCTTTACTGACGGTAAGATTATCTGATTTGATGGAGAAGCTTTCATGCTGGAATCCGTCGAACATCCTTTGGCATATGTGAGACTCAAATGCATATTTCTTGTGAGCTCTCTTTGCATATACAACATTGGGTTCAATTGTATTAGCAGCAGCATCAAGGTCCCACCCAGCAGCTTTCATCATGTTAATTAACGGTTTAGAAAAATCATGAATTGCTTTAAAGGCGGCTTCCAGAGCTGATGCGAAGAGATCCGGGGTTAGATCAACATGAAAAAGTCCATTTTCTTCTCCAGAACCTTCAGATTCTCTTGTTGACAAGCCCCTAAGCTTGAGATTTTTTTCCAGTTTAGCTCGCTTTTGGTCAGCCTCTTCAATCTGCCGCTGTAACTGATGAATCTCCGAGTCCTTATTCTGTAGTTCAGATTGGAATTTCTTTACCATAACCTCGTATGTTTTTAGCAGGCTCTGTTGTTCCTGGATCTCTGAAGCCAAACGAGAGTCTTGGGGAGAAACACATACTGGTTTTGGGTTATTTTCCCTGTAAAAATGTTTAAGCTCAGATAGGTTCTTCAGTTCAGAAACCACTAATTTATCGGCATCTTGAATTTTTCCAGGGTCATAGGGAGTATGGGCAGCCTGGAGTTGGATGTAAGCTGACTTCAGAGAGGAGATattattgaaaattttggatACCATGGCTTCAAAAGCTTCTGGGTTCTGATTGGCCTCTTCCATGGGTTGCGGATGGACCTTCTGGCTGAGGCTTTCACGGAGTGGGGTATCTTTCACCCCAGTGGGTAGCATAGTTGCTGCCAACAAACGGGCAGTTGAGCACGATTCGTTGTAGAAAACTACCAACAAAGCACAACCTGCAACCTCCAAAATAAGTATCAAATATCAATGGcttccaccaagaacaattggTGGTAAGTGGTATACTGAGTTAAGTCACATCTATGCAACACAAACAtgaattaacttttttttcaaaGGAACAAAACAGGAATTACATATGAAAGTTGAACAAAATTCTATCACTTTTTCAAGTTCCTCTGTTGGATAGATATTTTATATATAGGACAAAGCACTGATACACCCACCTCAGGATCAACCAGAGTAACAGTATCAAAAGCACACACAAGTAAAATTCATGCATCAACAATAACTGGAATCCAGTTGGTGAAGCAAAACTGCAAAAGAATGTCGATTTTCAGCCAGAGTGTTAGGTTCTGACCCCATTTTGCAGATAATGCACCACACTACTTGGGATGTTTTACTCATTTTGCAGATAAGATTTTTTCCAATTGAATGTAACCGTACTGCCTTTACATACTATGAAGAAAGTATAGCAGCATAGCATAGGACCTAACAAGTAATTTCATAGCAATAGCAACAATTTCTTCCACGACACAGAAATGTGGAACCAATCCCAACAAAACTTGCCCAGTGGATGTAGGTATCTACCAGTTCCAGTAGCTAGCCAAATTAACATATTAAATAGGATCTAAATGAACCCTAAAAATAACCatataaaaacccaaaaaaaaaaggatggtcATATGATGAATCTCCAATTCTCCATCACCAGCACTACAATGAAAAACAGGCAAGTAATATATAGAAGAAGACTAACGGATTGAACGAGCTGTCTACCTATCGAGATCCCAAACCAGCTTCCAAAGGTACCCAACACACATAATCTGCTTCACCTAagaaattattcaaaaaaatcaattaaatacctaaaaaagaataaaaatgcaATTTACTAAAATAGCATATTCAgtcatcaaaatcaaagcagATATCCACATTTCGTGTTATCAGCTCCACCGAATGTGAAGACAATCCAAGCAAGACATGTTGGGCATTGAGTATGACAGATTCCAGATTAATGAAAAACAGAAAGCACCGAAGAGCCAAAACCACGTACCTGTAATCAGAAAGAACCACAATCGATCTAATTACAGCGAGATCGATTGAACTATAGGGTCCTTCAGTTCGTCTTCTACACTACCTAGAAGCTGTCATGTTAAACCCTAGCAGATGAGTGTAGAAAACTAGTGGATAAGCAAGAGAGAAACGCTCAATTACGAATAACGAGGCACATCAAAGCTGATGCTTACGACTTACCCGATCGGGAATGCCGCCGGAGAGTCCGCAGAGAAGGAGAATAAAACGAAGCTGATATGGGGTCGAACCGTGGAAGGGGAAGCGAGAGAAATGTTTGGTAACGTAAATGGCCTTAACCCGACAAAAGTAATCCTTAATCCTTATCAAGGAACGAGATCcggtttgagttttttttttttggtaagaaatatatatattaggaaTTCTCCTATTTGGATCAAAAGGTGTGGATCAACTTTGTGGTTTAAACTCCAATGGTTATAATAAAGCACAAACAAGTGAGAGTCACAATTTATTATGGGactcaccacatctatggttggaAAACAAGTCTACAAAATTGACCTACATAAgagaatttatgtatatatttataacaAAGAAAGTAACTCATCAGTACACGAAAATGTTTATAACAATTGTGAAAATATGtactttaaatttttaaaaataacaagGAAAATTACTTGAAGTGAGttgtattttcaaaaataaaaaataaatctcGATAACCAAATACTTATGAGTTGAAAGGTAACCAAGATTTGAAATGAATGGCACTACGCTATCCtaaatttttatttacatatatatgcttttttgttaaaattcgtTCTAGTAAATATTAAAGTTAAATGGGTAGAGATTTCTACGATGAAAAGATGCGAATTTAAATTTCAACTTGTTTGCTTCtacaattatttttaaattctcTCAAACACAGgaaattattaataataaaactAATATTACTCTAAAAATAACTTTGAATAAAATTAATACTTTTAttcttaattaatatttttaatctTTCAAGAAATCTCAATTGATTCGTGATCCACTTACTCAGTGATGTGCCATGGAGGGCCGCTTGGGCTCTTACATGGCAACGCCCAATACCGTCAAAACGTACGTTAGACCGTCGTTGCTGCGGCCGGATTGTGTCCGTTCAAGTTCAACCACTGGGATCGGTCACGCTTTTCGCTGGAAGCTCTACTCCGGTTGCTGCTTTGTTCGTTTAAACCAGCTGCGCTTGGTCCACAACTTCAGGTGAAGTACCAATCTTTACGAAACCCTAGTTCTATGctgatttttatttgtttgtggGGTTGATTGATGTGGACCATGTGGTGTGGAAGGATAAGGAATGGTATGGATAGCAATGGATAGGCGCTTATGGCATGGGAATTGCTGACTTGCTGTGTTAATTTTGACAAGGGGAACAAGAATGGTTAGGAAAAAAATTTTCCTGACGAAATACTACTTAGAAAATTGATTGTCGGGAATTGTAACCAAGCCTAACTTGTAATGGTGATTCAAGACATTCCTCACCAAATTAACAGCTTCATTTGGGTCTAAGTATCTCTGGATATGTTTTTAGTGGTGAAATGAATCATAGTTTGTGAAAGAGTGATGCGTTTGTTTGACTACAGGTGAAGAATAGCCTGCTGCTCGAAGGGTCTGCTTTGAAGGGGGTTGAGAGGGGTTGGGTTCCAGCCCTTGCTAGGCAACCACATGGGGGTGTACGGTGGGGTTTGCGAACCCTTCCAACCCCACTCAACAACAGCCCAAAACTGAACCCCATAATTGTGAGTTGGGAGGGGTTCTTTATCTTAGCAGTAACTTTACaccttttaaaaaatttaacctAAGAGCTAGAGTTTATAGAGCATGTTCTATTCAATCAATTTTATAAGAGAACAACTTCCTATCATTTGCATGGCATGATTTTGCCTTGATTGTCGACATGGTCGATGATCACATGAGTTCTTGGTTGTCCGCATTTTCTTTagtttcttgttttattttacaTTCTACAATTAGCATTGCGGGAAAGAAAGGGGGCACTGGGTTTTTCTGTGCTGCAAAACCATTTGTAGGATGTGTAATTTGTATGATGTCTCTGAATACTTCTCTTTATGCTAATGCAGCTTAAAATGCTATGAATGTAAATTATGCTTGAAAACAAAGGTAATCCTTGTGCTTATTGTAGTgaaggatttttttaaaattaaatttataaataaatttaacataAACACAAAAGAGTAAAGGAAGTTTGATGGACCAAGCATTCTCAATAATCATTGCTATTGCTGAGTATTAAGGTGTTGTGGTAATAAGGGCTGATTGCTGGCAAGGAACTTGTGGCCTAATGGTAGCCAACTCCTTACACTTGCATGAGATGCAAGGTTTGATTCCCCGCTCCctcaataaattattaatagaAGTATAGAACCCCATAGTTTATTGAAAAAGGGATCTTTGTTGTCAGTTGGTCTCTAATGTGGCAATGTAAATTCAAAAGTATATCAAGGCAGATAATTGTTTTTCCGGGTTGACTAATTTGCTGAACGGTGTTAGGTTAGTTTTGGATGAGAGATCTAATATGTGATAACTGGGAATCTAAACTGTAAAGgactgttttttgttttttgttttttgtttttttgtttttttttgcatcTGTGGAAATCACAAGGACTAGAAGAGGTAATGATAACCCACATGAATGATATTTTTCTTTAAGCTTTTGAATTATGAGAAACATAACATATAGAATTTATAGACGTTATGCCATTATCTTTGTGTAAcatttggttttcctgtatgaATCTCCCAGGAGGGTGGCCTGGTCAATTAGGAGCAGCATAGATGGCAGTGGATTGGATCCTTCATCTGCAAATAGCACTAATGGCAGCACCAGATTGATCAAGGCAATTCAGTCTATTCAGGCTAAGCTGGATGCTAGGATTCAAGAGCTAAGGAAAAATCTTCCACtgaaattactatttttcttgGTGGGATTCTACTGCGCCACCGCCTTTGCAACTGTTATTGGGCAGACAGGCGACTGGGACATTTTATCTGCGGCCTTGGCTGTAGTTGTTGTAGAGGGGATTGGGGCTCTCATGTATAGCGGTTCTCTTCGATTACTCAACAAGATTAGGAGCCTAATCACCCTGTTTAACTATTGGAAGGCTGGGCTTTCCTTGGGTCTTTTCTTGGATTCATTTAAGTATGAAGTGGACAATATTATGGACTCAAGTAACCTCttcaattttgaaattgatGCACTCTCTGGATTCTTGTACTTGTTTACTGTTGCCTTTTATTCCCATGTATTATGAGGAATGCAAGCAGGTCAGGAGTTcactgcaagtctgcaaccATGGAAGCTTAAAGGCAACCGTAGGTGCTTCTTTAAGACAACCATTTTTGAGGCACAGAATGTACGGTTGACTTGACTGTTTAGGGTTTCCTTGTATATGATTAGTACATAAATTGGAAATATTTCACCAAATGCTTGTATTGAAAATGGAGAATCTGTGTATTTATGATTGAATATAACTATAATAATGGTATAACTATACATCTTCCTATTATTCAGAGATGTCAACTGATCAAGAGAGGCAAAGAAAAGAACTCCAAACAATTGGAATCCATGTCATACAGAGGAACACTTCAAATTCAAGGTGGTTGAACAGTAGTTTATTTACATCAATGGACTTGTACAAGTATTCATCTATCTAGCTAAAAGTTGATTGGCATTTCATTTGTAGTGTCTGTCAATTACCAAGTTGCAGCTATCCTCATCTTTGAATCATGGCAAAGCACAAATATATCCGTTGATCATGCATCGACACTGGGGCCTGGATATGCAGGCAAACTCATAATCCGCTTGTCCAAGACAGGACCTCCCACAGTGAAATGATAAAGGCTCTGGAAATTTGATCCTCTCAAACCAAGAAGTTCATGTACTGCAGAAGAATAACAAAATGATATCAATATGTTTAAAATCGAACATTTGAGGCTCGCGAGAAGCAACAGATACTTTCACTAGTGTCATATCCTGTACAGTCGCCATAGGACCTCACTGGATTTGGAAACTTGCATATGTTATGCTCACACTTCTTTTTGTTTGACGCTATTGGGATCACAAACTTGACAAACAGAAGTTTTCTTTGTCTCTATATGAATGGACATGGCAATTCCGAGGCTTCAAAACAATCAGCACCCTTAGTAACATTGGAGCCAATTATAGAACAAAACTACATTATCCTCCTCATGTTCGCATGTGCTGCCTAGTGCCTATGACAGAAGTCTCAATTTCAGTTCATAAGAGATCCTTACAGTATGTTTAAGAGCGACCATCTACATGCTTACTTCTAGATTATATTCTGTGTCTAGGGGTACTCAGCATCTATGAGCACTGGTGAAGTTATATGTTCATCTTTTACTCATGACAACTAATATCCAGGGTTTATTCTGTTAGTGTGAGTAATCTGACCCAACCTTAAGAAAGTTTCCGTGTtactcaaatatatatatagttctcATTCTCAACGTTAATATATCATATTATTCTTTAACCACTGAACCAGACTTACAAAGCAATGACAAGACAAGATGCAATATAGACCCCTATGCAATATTGCAGTATTAGAAGACTTGTCCATTACGTAAATTCTTCTCAAAATGATATCATCATTTTGGACATGAACAGAAATAATAGAAGAATTGAGTCTCAATTACTCTTTAGCATAAACAATCTAAAATACTACTAGACTATCCTTTATATTATTTCTTCCTTCCCGATTAAAATCTTCGTTAGATACGAAAATACTTCCATTACAGACTTTAAATTTCATGGCATTGGTAATTTGGTTGTCATCACATATGGTTACACAGGACTCAAATTCTACAATTATCTCCCCAAACAAAAAACTGATGCTACATAGTCATTTCTAATACAACTTAATATGAGCATCCGTGCAAATTGCaacataaaatgataaaacagTTTCATTTCGTTAAGAAAACAAGATTTTCTTATAGTAATCTATAAATGTGAAATTGCATGGGCCTCAATTCTTATAGTAACAATAATTTTCATAATAGTTTATGGAATATGGTATGATTGAGTTTTATATAATTTAATGTTTGTGACTAACATTTGTCACTAACATGAGTTTATAAGAATTCTAGGAAACACAAGTACGCttgcaaaaaagtgaaactagGTCAAGAAAATGAAACATACCCGGATCATCAAAGTAGCAGCCAATCCCAGTAGCAGAAATGCCTACTGCATGAGCTTCCAGGTACAATACCTGACCGAGAACTCCAGTCTCCCAGAACAATCGAGGATACATCCACACACCCTTATCACGCAATGTAGGCTCAAAATGAGCCACCATGCCCAGGCTGAAGCAACCATCACCAGCAATGTCCTGTGTTTAAGGACAACATTTTAGCAAATATTTTTCAAGGTTACCTTAGATGCCAATCCTCACTTCAATACAAATACAATGACAGAATTGAAAGGACAATATTCATACcatgttttcaaaattggaACCTGGAAATTTTATAGTGGAAGAAATTTTTAGTTCTTACTTACCTCTAAGACCATACAATTCGGGTTTAATCTCTAAGTTCAAGATTAATTTCTAAAACATGTGCTGACAAACTAGAAAAGGTTCTTAATTAATACATATATTTGAAATCATTGGCTGACGTCTGATGATAATAaaatgggggaaaaaaaaaattggaaatgttaaaatttaaaagatatTTGCTCAGAGCTTTAAATTGCATGTACATAGTTGTGGACCATCACATCCTTACAAGAAATGAGCTGTTTGTGATTGAGCTCCCGTCGACAACATCTCAAAGTTTAGAACTTCCGTCATGttcaaaggaaaacaaacaTCATGCTCAAGTTAATTATCGTCTAGAAAAGAGGTTTCTGGCTGATATGTGGATTTATTGGCAATTTTTCATTCCACAGAAAACAGACTCACTTGTCTCCAATTCATAAAGTTAAAACAAGTAGTATCTTGCTTTAGATTACCATATTTAGAATCATCAAGAATTTCATTCACATACCAGAAAAGGAATATGCAATTTAAGTTGTCAGCTGTAAAGTTCTAGTCTATTAGTTCTATTATATTacacaatcaaaaaaaaaagaaggaatattGTTGAacatgagaatttagctcaggATCACACTGTCCACATGATTCTGTGAGCATAAAAATTAAACCTTTGAGCAAAAATGCCATGTAAAACATACCTGATGGCATGAGAGTTGTTTGGAAATCTGCTGGCAATCACCTGTCGCAAGTTCATATAACGGCAGAGTCTCAGGGCATCCCTCCGGTTTCTCCCACTTGAATTCAGACCTAGTGGATTTCTTGAGTTCACTGAAATGATCTTCATTTCTCACTAAGAAATACAATCCATTAGGCAACCCCCTCACTCTGTGAACAAACAAAACAGCATGCACCTCAGCATCCCATGAAAGAGCCCGAAACGGCAATGCCAACTGCCCCTTCTGCTTTTCTTCACTTTGAGAACCAGAAGGAAGACAGTGCAACAAAATCTGATAAAATGTTTCTCTGGGGATTACAGTTGCACCATCCATGTCAACCGCACTCCTTCGCTTCCTAACAACTTCTCTAACTGTTAAACCCTTGTATGACTCTTCACTACAAACTCCACTACCTTTAAATGCATCTACTAGCAATCCATTGGTCCATGTTGATGGCTTTTTCACAGCCTCTGCTGTTCTATAAATAATATCCCAGCAAATATGTTCTTTGCTAAGTAAATTCGGCTTCCCCTTCCACTCCAAATTGGAAAATCCTGCTATGACAGAGCTCAATTCTTTGTAATTCACATCAAATCCATTACTACCATTAGGAAAAACAACAAGTACGCAATCAGGGTGCTCAAATTCAATCTCTGGAATCTTCCCTTTAATGGGTTTTGAAGGAATTTCGAACTCTGGGTAAATTTCAAGCCCCATAAGCTTCTTCAACTCATTATAACCCAACCCATCAAGCAATTTCACATCCCAACCGAGCCCAGCTGCGGCAACTGCCACTGCAGCAATAGCATGACCCACATCGTGATTGCAGTACCGAAACGCGCGCTCTCCATACTTCCACGACTCACGccaaaaaattgatgaaaaccCAATAAGAAATGAGTTTTCTGGAAAAATTTTGGGGAAAAAATCATGCGTGATTGTGGTTCTAATCTCCAAAGAATGCTCTTTGGGAGCATAATGAGCCACAAAAGGATCATTAGAGATCAACTCAATAGGTGGGGCTATAAGGTACGCCTCGGTTGGGTGCAAATTGCCACTGCTCGGGTTGACCCGGAGAGACCAAGTGGAATATCCCGTGGTTTTCCAAGCGGAGAGCGCGAGGGAATCGTAGAACAACTGAGAAATTGACGAATGAGAGACGGGTTTCGGAGGAGGgagagaaaggaagagagaatgATAGAGAGGAGCATCGACAACCGTTGATGGGATACTGTTATCATCAATTGGGAGGTGCAGGAGAGGAAGGAGAGGCGCAGAGACATAGCGACGAAATGGGTTGGGCTGGTTTGCCCAGTCGAGGCCGTGAGGACCACGGGCGTATTTGTTGAAGGAGTGCTTGGTTTGGTTGTGGTATTTCAGGACTTGAGCCAATTTTTGAGGGTCCGGGTTCGGTCTTTGCTGTTCTTCTTTGGTTAGCGAAGATGGAGATGGTGCAGAGGAGGAAGATAGGGACATGGTGGGTATTAGTCTTCGGGTGCTTGGGTGGAGAGCAGAGGTTGAAGAAAGAATGTGAAGGTGGAAATGGTGAGAGTGATGCAGCGACAGAGAGAACCTGGAAGAAAGTTGTGGCGGCATCGGTGAGTGGCTGAGTGCTTTCGTCCAGAATCTACGGCTGCTTATGTTACAActttttggtgtttttactttactttaaatattctttttcaccttttcattttttaatagaGAAATATCTTTACTATAAGAATCGAAATTTGGCCACATCTAATTAATTGTCAATCGAGTCATCTCTTGTTGATCTAATTAATTGTCAATCGAGTCATCTCTTGTTGATCTTTGTTGATCTTATTCGGCTTGTTGATCTTTGTTGATCTTATTCGGCTCATCATTTCAAAGCGAGGAGCTATATGTGTATTGGGTTTGTATACTTTTTCTTAAAATCTTGCAAATTTGCGAGAATTTTTAACTAACTTAAGCCAAATGCttgttgagagaagaaaaacaggCTCATATAACATGTCATTACGGAAAAATTGATCGGGTTCCATTTCGTCACCTAATATTTATTTGTTCCATTTTAATAACTCGACAGAGTTTGCTGAAACCTTTGAACATTATGTGACAACCACCCCACTCCTGCCATGATCATTATGCAGTCTATGACAAGTTGAGCTTCCAAGGGCCAAGGCTTTTCCTTCCACCACATTATTGCTAGAATATAGTTTAGTGCACAGAGCCAGGTGGTCAAGAGAGTTGTACATGGCTACCACATCTACAACAAGATAATTTCAAAGGAAGGAAGAATCAAACTTATCGCATTTTCAAAGCTAATCTATCTTTCAAAGAGGTCCAGCCTCTTCCATGCTTTTAAAATTATCTCATGAATATTCTGCGATGGCATATGTAACTCCAAAGACTTGTCCAAGTAACATCAAGACAAGAAGACAGCTACCTGCAGCTCCTAAGCCCCATCCGGTAGCATTCCAATCCACTTAGTGGGGTATTCAACACGCCTGATATCCAGGAGCATATATGCCGGAAAGCAAAACAAGTCCAGTTCATTGCCCCTAACTTGATGTATGACAGTCCCGATTCTACAGCCAAAGAAAATGTGTTGcagtcttttctttttttttttttagttacaCAGAGGGCAGAGCAGTTCCTCATCATTCAGGTGCAAAAGTCTTCCAGTTCTGTCTCCAGCGGGCAGAACATAAATGGCAAAAATCTCCAAAGGAACATCGGTGGCACTCCATAATGCCCCCCAATCTTTTGAAGTAAGCCTACTTCTCCTTCCCCCTACACTGATAAGAAGCAAAAAATATGCTTATTTACCTGAAAATTTGTAGTTTGAAGAGCAGTAGCCATGTGATAGATCATGTTTATTTTAGTTATGTTGCTCCAATTGATGGTTACGGCAAATGTTTTTAGATAAATATGCATTAGACATTTGATAACcagaacaaagaaagaaataaaatggaTAGATTAGAGAACAATGGCAAAAAAGATATAATTACTGCACACCATGACGATCTAGACACATTGCTATGAATGATTAATCCAAACCCATTTTGGCTAAGCACTatgaatcaaagaaaaaatctCAAGTCTTTTTATACACAGAAACAATTTTTACGTATCAGGTGTCAGGCTGAGAACAAATAATAAATCTATAACAATAATAATCAATAAAACAACCTATTTATGAAGAATCTAAACTCATAGGATGCTCATACATACGAAGGACTACTTCCTTCCACTAGTTTCTAATATAATATACTAACTAGAAAAAACTTCTAAGACTTCATGAGAGTCACCAGAGGAGCATTGTATGGTTAGTTTTTTTCCCTTATCAGAAGCTTGATTCTACAAATATTTCATTCCCGCATTCTTCTCATGTTAGACCAAAGAAGTCCTCAATTTTTACAATTGCAATTTCATTTCCATTGGCCTAAAAGCTCGAGTAAATAACTATCAATGCACAGTAGAAATAAAACATCAAAGCAGACTTCTTCTATATCATTGAAACAAAATATCACTCGTCAAAGTTCATGCATACACAAAGACACACTCTTCTCGCTTTAACCTTCTATTCAATTGCAACATAAAGtagcatttgattttcttttaaccAAAGCAACTTAAATGAAGACTGTAATCTTGAAGAAAGAAACAATATTTGTCTTGGATGTTAGATTCAGCAATAGTGAACTGAATTGGCTACAGACATCTGAACCGTAAAAACTTAAGAAACATGTAATGACAACTTCTAGTTCTCCTTTTACCACTAGCAATGACTAATGTCTATATGAGGCTTGAGCAAGGAGAAAGTGTTGTCTGTGTAGTTCTTTCTAAGCTTAGCTCACCTGTTAGAGATAGTAATAAACTTTAAGATCATGGTAACCAAGACCTCACAAGTTACCTTTGCCCCAAAAAATATCTTTATCTAAATCAAGTAAAGTTACTGCATGATATAATTTGGATAGCAATAAATATTACCAAGTAAATGGAGAAGCCATACTTGATTGAATAAACTTGTGAGGCCAGATAGGAAACATTTATTCAAAATGAACATTTTGTATTTGGCAAAACAGAGGATaacatgagaaaaaaaaaagatctatataaatatacatcTATAATTACCTGCATTGTGCAAGAGGGTGTCACATTGCTTGAATATGTGAACCTGAGACACACAATAGAATCCTCCTCAATGGCTACACACAATAGGATCCTCGTCAATAGCTCTTGGAATTAGCTAATTAATTCTCCTCAATGGCTACACACGATAGGATCCTCATCAATAGCTCTTGGAATTAGCTAATGACATATATCTGGTGAGATCCAATGAAATTTTcgaaaattctcaaaattaCTAAATTCAGTCTCATGAAACCACTCaaatttctccatttccatATCAAACATGGCTGGGCCACAGTGACCCATAAAAAATGGACTCATGAAAGGATGATCATAGGCAATGAAATATATGCAATTGCCTTTACCAAATCTAGAGCAGCCTCTAGCGACCACGGCAGAACCATTAATCCCCAGAAACAATGCTTGATTCCGTAAGTTTTTCACGCTAAACAGCGTTCTTAGCTTCAA carries:
- the LOC119984479 gene encoding protein GRAVITROPIC IN THE LIGHT 1, whose amino-acid sequence is MLPTGVKDTPLRESLSQKVHPQPMEEANQNPEAFEAMVSKIFNNISSLKSAYIQLQAAHTPYDPGKIQDADKLVVSELKNLSELKHFYRENNPKPVCVSPQDSRLASEIQEQQSLLKTYEVMVKKFQSELQNKDSEIHQLQRQIEEADQKRAKLEKNLKLRGLSTRESEGSGEENGLFHVDLTPDLFASALEAAFKAIHDFSKPLINMMKAAGWDLDAAANTIEPNVVYAKRAHKKYAFESHICQRMFDGFQHESFSIKSDNLTVSKESFFNQFLASREMDPLDMLGQNPDSIFGKFCRSKYVAVVHPKMEASFFGNLDQRNYIIGGGHPRTPFYQAFLKLAKSIWLLHRLAYSFDPAVKVFQVKTGNEFSEVYMESVVQNLIVDENGEKPKVGLMVMPGFWIGGSVIQSRVYLSGVKVAD
- the LOC119984713 gene encoding ycf20-like protein, which gives rise to MEGRLGSYMATPNTVKTYVRPSLLRPDCVRSSSTTGIGHAFRWKLYSGCCFVRLNQLRLVHNFRRVAWSIRSSIDGSGLDPSSANSTNGSTRLIKAIQSIQAKLDARIQELRKNLPLKLLFFLVGFYCATAFATVIGQTGDWDILSAALAVVVVEGIGALMYSGSLRLLNKIRSLITLFNYWKAGLSLGLFLDSFKYEVDNIMDSSNLFNFEIDALSGFLYLFTVAFYSHVL
- the LOC119984712 gene encoding uncharacterized protein LOC119984712, with translation MPPQLSSRFSLSLHHSHHFHLHILSSTSALHPSTRRLIPTMSLSSSSAPSPSSLTKEEQQRPNPDPQKLAQVLKYHNQTKHSFNKYARGPHGLDWANQPNPFRRYVSAPLLPLLHLPIDDNSIPSTVVDAPLYHSLFLSLPPPKPVSHSSISQLFYDSLALSAWKTTGYSTWSLRVNPSSGNLHPTEAYLIAPPIELISNDPFVAHYAPKEHSLEIRTTITHDFFPKIFPENSFLIGFSSIFWRESWKYGERAFRYCNHDVGHAIAAVAVAAAGLGWDVKLLDGLGYNELKKLMGLEIYPEFEIPSKPIKGKIPEIEFEHPDCVLVVFPNGSNGFDVNYKELSSVIAGFSNLEWKGKPNLLSKEHICWDIIYRTAEAVKKPSTWTNGLLVDAFKGSGVCSEESYKGLTVREVVRKRRSAVDMDGATVIPRETFYQILLHCLPSGSQSEEKQKGQLALPFRALSWDAEVHAVLFVHRVRGLPNGLYFLVRNEDHFSELKKSTRSEFKWEKPEGCPETLPLYELATGDCQQISKQLSCHQDIAGDGCFSLGMVAHFEPTLRDKGVWMYPRLFWETGVLGQVLYLEAHAVGISATGIGCYFDDPVHELLGLRGSNFQSLYHFTVGGPVLDKRIMSLPAYPGPSVDA